The genome window CAGATATTGTTCCATCACTTCCATACGTAGTTGAATGGCGGTCCGCAGCTTGGACAGATGCTGATGCATACGTTCTGACTGAAAATAACGGAGAAAAAGCTTCTGATTCAGGAGAGGCGATCCGTTATCTGTCAGTGATTTTACGGCCTGTAGTCCTGGCATGAAACGCTGACGGCATATGATGGCTGCAATCCGCAGCCCGGGTGCAACATACTTGCTATAACTGCGAATGTACAAGGTGTGTCCCGTGGTGTCATAGGTGAAAATGGGTGCAGGGGGTTTCTCCTTAAAATAGATATCATAGGTGCTGTCGTCCTCGAGCAGAAAACAACCGTACTGTTCTGCAAGTTCGGGTAACTGTTTGCGCTGTTCTACTGGAACATTAATACCGGTTGGATTCTGAAAGGTCGGTGTCATATAAAAGAGGCGTGGCTTCTCACTCTTCATCAGCTGTTCGATCTGCTCCAGATCATAACCCTCGGGATGAATGTCGGTGAAGATGAGCCGGGCACCTTGTTTGCGGAAAATCTCCATTGCCGGTCCATACGTAGGCCGTTCCATCAAGACCCGATCTCCGGGCTTGACCAGTGTCCGCGAGATGACGTCAATCGCTTGCTGGGCACCCGATGTAATTAACACCTCGTCTGCGGAGAGGTAGAAGCGTTCCTTGGTTGTCAGATGGCTTGCCATCGCACTACGCAATTCCAGATCTCCTTGAATCGTGGAGTACGTTCCAAGCAGACGTGGATATTGATCCAACAGATCGCGCATCAGTTCTCCCCAATACCGATTGGGAAGCAAGGCGGGATCAATCAATGATTTGGAAAACTGGAATTCGGCTTCAAGCGATTGTACATGTGCGAGGGAGTCCCAATGCAACCAGGCAGACACGGCGGGATCATCCGCCTGATCTGTTACTGAGAATGGAGTTGCTGGACTCACATAATAGCCGGACTTGTCCTTCACATAAACATTCCCGCGCTCCTTTAACTCCTGATAGGCTTTGAAAACGGTCAGCCGATGTACGCCGAGCAGCTCGGACAGGCTTCGTACAGATGGCAGTTTTTCATGTTCAGCCCACTCTCCCGCTTCAATACGTACAACGAGATAATGGATGACTTGCTCATATAATTTCAGGCTGTTATCTGTCATCATCAAGGTTTTGCCCATCCGGCTCACACTCCTTTGTGAACTCTATTGTAACAGCTAATAGGCGCCAACTGTTCTGTTTTATTCATTCTGTTCTATAGACCATGAGATATGATGAAGAACAGATAAAGGAGTGGTTAAATCATGGTGGGGATTGCATTTACGGTTATGTGTCTTATTTTCGGTACAACGTTTCTGGCTATTAAAATTGGAGTGGAGGCAGGCATGCCGCCTTTTCTGTCAGCTGGACTGCGATTTGTAATCGCGGGAGCGCTGATGTTTGCATGGATGAGGATGAAGGGCAAGGTGAGCTGGTCCCTGCTGTTCCGCAAGGAGATGCTGCTGACGGGAGCAGGTCTGACATTCGGCACCTTTGCCACATTATATTGGGCTGAACAGCATGTGAGTTCGGGTGTGGGTGCCATTCTGTCAGCGACAGGGCCGCTGATGATTATGTTGATGCAGACGGCGCTGTTGCGGCAAAAAACATCTGCCCGTATGATGGTAGGCTGCCTAATCGGGTTCACGGGTGTGGTTCTGGTTGTGCTGCCAGGTGTATCGCTTGGTGCAGGTTCCCTGTTCATGTGGGGCTGTATTGCGGTATTGGTGGGGGAAGTCTGTTATTCGGCAGGTGCATTGTACTCCAAAAAGGTCATTCATCAGTTCAAGGAGGCTAGTCCTGTAGCGATTAATGCGGTGCAGATGATGTATGGGGGATTGCTGCTGACTCTGCTCTCTGCTGGAACGGAATCGTGGAATATGTCTGTTCTGGATTGGGTGCCTGCAGTCTCGTCGGTCATCTATCTGACGGTCATTGGCTCGATGGTGGGGCATAGTCTGTTCTACTGGATTATGTCGCGTACCAATCCGTTATTCCCGGCAACCTGGTTATACATCTCACCGCCCATCGCCGTTGGGCTTGGCGCTGTTGTCTATGGTGAGCATGTCAGCTGGATTACGTGGATCGGTGTGGTGCTGGTCGTTTCAGGTCTGCTGGCGATGAATGAGAAGGTGAGCGGCTGGTTGAAAAAAGGAAAGCGTGCGAGGGTGACAGTGCAGGCTTCCGAAACTGTTTTAAAGTAGGTAAAGACTAATAGTATGCAGCTCCATCTCAAAATCAGCTCTTGATTTTAGGTTGAGCTGTTTGTTATTCCAACATAATGTTCTCGTTAACCAGTTGGTAGTAGTATTCATCCATTTGTTCTGCTGTAACATTTTCTTCGAAATGTTGTATCCACCACGTCACAAGTAAACGAATTACCCCCGAGTGAAACTCGGCTACCAGTTCTATGGGAAGTGAAAATTGTTTACCTCTTCTCTTCAATTCCAGAAAATCTCTTCTGAATATCTCTCCGATAAAATGTATGAAAAAGTTGTTAAAGCTCCCATCCTTTTGTTGGTTCTGCACGATGGTCTCCAGTACATTGCCAAACAAAATTTTAGATACGCTTTGCAAAGGCTGCTGTAGTCGATCTTCTACATTCATTTGTAAATAATCCCGAAGGACCCAAGTTAGGGTGGAGGACAGTAGAGCAAATTTATCCTTAAAATGTTTGTAAAACGTGGTCCGGTGAACCATAGCTTTGTCACATATTTCATTAATCGTGATGTTGCTGAATAGCTGGCCTTTCTCGCATAACAGATCGAGTAGCGCCATTGTTAACAATTTATGAGTTCGGGTAACTCTCAAATCCACCTTTTTACCAATCATTTTCATCTACATCATTTCCTTATTGTAGTTTAGCTATATAGTATCCTGATATTGATTCTTACTTGATAGGAGATTTTGAGTGTATATTGGTATTATAAGTAATTTTTTGATATAGCTACAAGTACGGATGGATTATAATGGATTAGAGAGGATGAAGTGGCGATGTCCGACATGAAAAAAGCTGTAGTAATTGGGGCAGGTATTGCAGGGTTAATCACTGCAAGGATGTTATCTGATTATTATGATGAAGTATGTATCATTGAGCGAGATGAATTGCCTTCTGAGCCGGCGAATCGGCAGGGTGTGCCTCAATCCTTTCATCCACATCGTGTATTACCGCGCGGCGGACTCATTTTGGAACATTACTTTCCCGGATACAATGATGAATTGGTCGCACTTGGCGCCATTCCTTCACAGGAAGAGAAAGTTGTGATTGCCAATCGCTACGGTACATTGGTGAATAAGGCGAATGCTGCTTCCTCATTCAAAATTGCATCGAGCAGTAGAGCCTTGCTGGAATGGGTACTGCGTCAGCGAGTCCGGAACATAGATCATATAAGCTTTTTAACGAATACAGAAGTTACGGGATTAATGGCATCAGAAGATCAGCGTTCCATTACAGGTGTGTATACCAAAGAAAGAGGCCGGGATCATCAGGAAGAAATGCTTGCAGCGGATATGGTTATAGATGCTGCGGGACGTTCTTCCAAATTAATCAGATGGCTTGGTAAGATAGGGCTGTCCGTGCCTGAGCCGGAAGTACTAAAGGTGTCTCTTGGTTACAGCACTCGCTATTATAAGATACCACCCTCTATTCAAAATAACTGGGCAACGGTCATAACAGAGTCCGATCCTGCGCAAGGAATGCGTGCAGGCATGTTGTGGCGCATTGAAAATGATATCGCTGGACTATTACTGTTTAACGCAGGAGGAGATGAATATCCTTCAACCCATCCAGATGAATTCCAAGAACAAATCAAGCTTCTGTTTGCTTCGGATGATAACGTAGCGTTGATAGACCAGCTGGAGCCTTTTCAAGGACCGCGGGGATACCGTATTTCCGAATCTGTCCGTCAACATTTTGAACTCATGGAGAATTGGCCCTCCGGATTACTCGTACTTGGCGATGCATTTTGCAGCTTCGATCCGATCCATGGCCAAGGCATGACGGTCGCTGCAATTGAAGCCGAGACCATAGGGAAATGTTTGGATGAGCAGCGAATGCACCCTGAGCCACAGTTTGAACGCCAAGTACTGCATCGTATGCAGCAGGCCATTGAACCGGCCTGGTGGCTTAGTTCTGTGGCTGATCTGCGTTGGAAAGGGGTCGTACATATCGGGCCTTCTCGAATGAAAGGGGTCGCCTTTGCGCAGAAATATATCAATTTGTTCAACAAGCAGGCCATGAAAAAGGCGAGTCAGGAAAACAATAAGCATCTCTTTATTTTGCAGTTCCTGATGAATGCTTTAATTCTTCCGCCAAGAGAATTTTTTAAAGCGGACGTTCTGAATATGATCCTGAATGATAACGGTTCCGAAGAAGAATTGGAGTTAAGAGCAGAGCTTGGTGTACAGGATCCTGAGCGGTTTCAGCAAAGAATTGATGAGCTCCTTCCGTCTTTTCAGTTGGAGCCTGATGGCCGAATCAAGAAACTGCTGGAGTCTATTCAACATGCCTTGAGCAAGTAAGCAGTTTAAAAGTGGGGGGGAGTCTGGGAGGAGGCAAAACATGAAACAAATCATTCTTAATTTCTTAGCTAGCATTGTAATCTCATTCATTGTATTTTTTATTGTTTTGTTTTTTGACGATGTCCCAGATACAGATCGTGTCATCTTAGCTATGGCGATTACGATTTCACTACAGTTATCCCTGATCACCGCATTATTGCTCTCAAAACATAAAAAATAACAGAGAAAATATACCAAATATAATCTTATAAACAAGAAAATTACTTATTTTTAAACATCAAACAAACAGCCCTGCACAGTGAAATTCACTGACCGGGCTGTTTGTTGACCTTATCTACTCTGCGTTCAATACAAACTTCTCAATAACCTCTTTTACACCGTCTTCGTTATTACTTGCCGTAATGAAGTCCGCCAGCTCTTTCAACGCAGGGATGGCATTCCCCATCGCTACACCAAGACCAGCAACTTCAAGCATCTCATGGTCATTCCAGGAGTCGCCGATGGCAATACACTCGCTGAGCTGGTGACCGAAATGGTCAGCCAGGAACGTAAGGGCGTGGCCTTTGGTTCCTTCATTGTGCATAATCTCGAGGAAGTAAGGTTTGGATTTGGTGATATGCACTTGTGGTCCGAGCAATTCACGCAGTTCAACAGCAACCTTATCCAAGTAATCAGGCTCATCGATAATAAGCAGCTTCGGTGTCTTCTGTTCGATGACTTTGATGAAATCAGATTCGATATAATATTGGGTGCCGTTTAGTTTGGCATAATCACGCAGCTTGTCGTTTTCCTCACGGGCATACAGCTTGTCGTCAATATATGTAGCCATTAATGCGGTGCAGATGATGTACGGGGGATTGCTGCTAACGCTGCTCTCTGCTAGAACGGAATCGTGGAATATGTCTGTTCTGGACTGGGTGCACTGGGTGCCTGCTGTCTCGTCGGTGATCTATCTGACGGTCATCGGCTCGATGGTGGGGCATAGTCTGTTCTACTGGATTATGTCGCGTACCAATCTGTTATTCCCGGCAACCTGGTTATACATCTCACCGCCCATCGCCGTTGGGCTTGGCGCTGTTGTCTATGGTGAGCATGTCAGCTGGATTACGTGGATCGGTGTGGTGCTGGTCGTTTCAGGTCTGCTGGAGATGAATGAAAAGGTGAGCGGCTGGTTGAAGAAAAAGGAAAAAATGGGGTTAAAGTTTCCT of Paenibacillus sp. FSL R5-0517 contains these proteins:
- a CDS encoding TetR/AcrR family transcriptional regulator, which translates into the protein MKMIGKKVDLRVTRTHKLLTMALLDLLCEKGQLFSNITINEICDKAMVHRTTFYKHFKDKFALLSSTLTWVLRDYLQMNVEDRLQQPLQSVSKILFGNVLETIVQNQQKDGSFNNFFIHFIGEIFRRDFLELKRRGKQFSLPIELVAEFHSGVIRLLVTWWIQHFEENVTAEQMDEYYYQLVNENIMLE
- a CDS encoding PLP-dependent aminotransferase family protein translates to MGKTLMMTDNSLKLYEQVIHYLVVRIEAGEWAEHEKLPSVRSLSELLGVHRLTVFKAYQELKERGNVYVKDKSGYYVSPATPFSVTDQADDPAVSAWLHWDSLAHVQSLEAEFQFSKSLIDPALLPNRYWGELMRDLLDQYPRLLGTYSTIQGDLELRSAMASHLTTKERFYLSADEVLITSGAQQAIDVISRTLVKPGDRVLMERPTYGPAMEIFRKQGARLIFTDIHPEGYDLEQIEQLMKSEKPRLFYMTPTFQNPTGINVPVEQRKQLPELAEQYGCFLLEDDSTYDIYFKEKPPAPIFTYDTTGHTLYIRSYSKYVAPGLRIAAIICRQRFMPGLQAVKSLTDNGSPLLNQKLFLRYFQSERMHQHLSKLRTAIQLRMEVMEQYLLETDWTWTRPEGGLNFWVELPKGVDTGRLLHRCMEQSVAFVPGTVFDSSDHSASRKLRLSFSYAHEQQIREGMNRLITLAKSI
- a CDS encoding EamA family transporter, whose protein sequence is MVGIAFTVMCLIFGTTFLAIKIGVEAGMPPFLSAGLRFVIAGALMFAWMRMKGKVSWSLLFRKEMLLTGAGLTFGTFATLYWAEQHVSSGVGAILSATGPLMIMLMQTALLRQKTSARMMVGCLIGFTGVVLVVLPGVSLGAGSLFMWGCIAVLVGEVCYSAGALYSKKVIHQFKEASPVAINAVQMMYGGLLLTLLSAGTESWNMSVLDWVPAVSSVIYLTVIGSMVGHSLFYWIMSRTNPLFPATWLYISPPIAVGLGAVVYGEHVSWITWIGVVLVVSGLLAMNEKVSGWLKKGKRARVTVQASETVLK
- a CDS encoding FAD-dependent monooxygenase, which encodes MSDMKKAVVIGAGIAGLITARMLSDYYDEVCIIERDELPSEPANRQGVPQSFHPHRVLPRGGLILEHYFPGYNDELVALGAIPSQEEKVVIANRYGTLVNKANAASSFKIASSSRALLEWVLRQRVRNIDHISFLTNTEVTGLMASEDQRSITGVYTKERGRDHQEEMLAADMVIDAAGRSSKLIRWLGKIGLSVPEPEVLKVSLGYSTRYYKIPPSIQNNWATVITESDPAQGMRAGMLWRIENDIAGLLLFNAGGDEYPSTHPDEFQEQIKLLFASDDNVALIDQLEPFQGPRGYRISESVRQHFELMENWPSGLLVLGDAFCSFDPIHGQGMTVAAIEAETIGKCLDEQRMHPEPQFERQVLHRMQQAIEPAWWLSSVADLRWKGVVHIGPSRMKGVAFAQKYINLFNKQAMKKASQENNKHLFILQFLMNALILPPREFFKADVLNMILNDNGSEEELELRAELGVQDPERFQQRIDELLPSFQLEPDGRIKKLLESIQHALSK
- a CDS encoding EamA family transporter is translated as MYGGLLLTLLSARTESWNMSVLDWVHWVPAVSSVIYLTVIGSMVGHSLFYWIMSRTNLLFPATWLYISPPIAVGLGAVVYGEHVSWITWIGVVLVVSGLLEMNEKVSGWLKKKEKMGLKFPKSIN